The window AAATGATTTCCTAATCCGGCAATGAAAATATGGGGATCAAATCCTTTTTTTACAATTTCATTGAATGCAAAAAGCACTTCAGGAATTTTATTTTCCTTAGCAAGATCTACAATATTGAGGTATTGATCGTAATCCAGAATATTCAATACTTCGGCTGCTTTTGCCAGTGTAATATTTTTCTGGGAGAATGTAGAAAGCCTGTCGAAGATAGAAAGCGCATCTCTTAGTGCACCGTCTGCTTTCTGAGCAATCAGGTATAATGCATCATCTTCGTACTGGATATTTTCTTTCTGGGCAATATTTCTCAGGTGGCTCTGGATATCTTCAATCGTAATCCTCTTGAAGTCATAGATCTGGCAACGGGATAAAATTGTTGGAATAATTTTATGTTTCTCCGTTGTTGCCAAAATAAAGATTGCATGAGCAGGTGGCTCTTCCAAAGTTTTAAGGAAAGCATTGAAAGCGGCAGAAGACAGCATATGAACCTCATCTATGATATATACTTTGTATTTACCAACCTGAGGAGCAAATCTTACCTGATCTATCAGTTCCCTGATATCATCTACAGAGTTATTGGATGCAGCATCCAGCTCATAGATATTATAAGCAAAGCCATCTTCTGAAACCGAGCCATCTTTCTCATTGATCTTTCTTGCAAGAATTCTGGCACAGGTAGTTTTACCCACACCACGAGGACCACAAAAAAGTAATGCCTGAGCTAATTGACTTTCTTCAATTGCATGTTCTAAAGTATCCGTAATATGGGATTGTCCTACAACCGTATCAAACTCCTGAGGACGATATTTTCTTGCAGATACTATAAAATTTTCCATTGGTCAAAAATAAGAAATATAGTTTTAATTTGAAAATTAAAAGTTTTCAAATATCAACAAAAAACATATTTCTGTTTAAATCGGAAAACTTTTAATCCCTATTTTTTCTTGCTGTATGCAAAGTCAATCAACTCAACGATAGCGCCTTCAATCTCTTTTCTGCCTTCTTCAGTTTTCAGGTCAATACCGCAGAACTTGTTTGCGTTATATCCTGTATAAAGGTTAAGATAGTAAGCTCCGGAAACAATCAAAGCCATAATTGCTCTGTGTCTTGTAGCTACTCCTTCACCAAAATAAGGATCTGAGATATTCCCGAATAAAACTTCTCCTACCTCTTCACGCTGTTCAACTAATTTCTTAAGAATAGGTTTACTTTCTGAAAGTTCCCAAAGGATAATCTTCTGAAGCTCTTTGTTCTTCTTCAGGTTTTCGAACTGGTTGAGTACAACCATTTTAGTAAGTTCGTGTCCACCGTCAGAGAAATCCATATCAACATCCTGGTTGACCTGGCTCCAGTAATCCTGAGATTTGATATATTCATCAATCAACTTATCAGTACTTCCAAAGTACTCATAGATCAATTTTTTATCAAATCCGGCTACTGCGGCAATTTTACTTACTTTTAGTCCGGAATATCCTTTTACTCTTAAAATTTTACCAACTGCAGCAAGCAGTTTTTGTTTTGTTTTTTCTTTGTCCCTAATGGGGCCCTGCACTACTTTTCTAGGCATAATTATTATTTTTTTGCAATATGCAATTTTTTATTAATATCATCAAACGCGTTAAGCGTTTTGTCGAGATGTTCTTTTTCGTGTCTTGCAGTTACACTCATCCTGATACGCGCATCTTTTCTTGGTACAGCCGGATAAAGAATCGGGTTGGTATAGATCCCTTTTTCTATTAGTAGTTTTCCGGCTTCTCCTGTTACATAGGGATCTCCTATTTTCACTGGAATTATTGCGGAACAGGTAACTCCGGTATCTAATCCAAGATCGTCAAGCCCTTTTTTGAAATAATTGATGTTGCTCCAGAGTTTTTCTCTCCAGATAGGTTCTTCGTCAATTAAATCAATGGCTTTAACAATTCCTGCGGATGATGGTGGAGCTGTTGCTGAGAAAATCTGCTGACGGGAATGGAATCTGATAAATGCTGCCAATTTTTTATCGGCAATGACATATCCACCAAGGTTTCCAAACGTTTTACTGAATGTTCCTGTGATAATGTCTACTTTATCCAATAATCCAGCCTGTTCCAAAGTACCTCTACCTGTTTCTCCTAGGATACCAACGCCATGTACGTCGTCTACCATTAGAAAGGCATTATACTTTTTCACAAGATTGTAGATCTCATTAATACGGGAAGTATCACCATCTTGGGAATACACTCCGTCCACAATAACGAGTTTCGTACGGTACAGATTTTCAGATACCTTCAAAATGTGTTCCAAAGATTCTAAATTATTGTGCGGAAATGTTTTTTTATTGGTAAAAGCGCATCCTTCGTGTACACTGGCATGTACTGCCATATCTAAAATAGCAAGATCTTCTTTCTGCATTAAGCACTGTAAACTAGCGCTATTAGCTGTATAGCCGGTAGTAAATACTACAGCTTCATCTTCTGTTCTTTTAAAAAAACTTGAAATTCTTTTTTCTAAAGCATTGTGGTAATCAAAATATCCACCAATGAGAGGAGTAGCTCCTGTGCCTGTTCCGTATTTTTCTATTCCTTCAATAGCAGCCTGTTTTACTTTCGGATGCTGTGTAAAACCTAAATAATCACTTGATACAAAACTAACAAATTCTCTGTTTTGGTCTGCAATATTTACATTCAGTATTGCATTGGTTCCTGAAGTATTCTTCAGTCTGTAATTCATGTGTCCATTAGACTTTACATAGTCTAAATATTCATAAAAAATTTCAGCTCTTTGAGCCATATCATTATCTGGTATATTCTCAAAGTCTTTAATAGTTGCTGTTGTGAAATTGATGCTCATCCTTAATCTTGTTTGTTGTGTGGTTTAAAAGAAACAAATATATAACTATTTAAAGGGCTTAAGCGCCTCTATTAAGATTAAATATTATTAAAGACACAATAATTTATTCTTATTATCTGGAAACCAAAGTATTTATATCTTTATCTATCTTTTTAACGTTTTCACCTATTGAATTAATTAGTTTTTTCTTACCTAAATTTAATAAAAAAATCAAACAATAAAGAAATATTAATATATAAATAATAAAAAAATATGATTATATTTCACAAACGGCTCATTTATAAAAGATTATTTTCCCACTATTTTAACATTTTAATTCACTAAACAGGCTTTTAAAACAGATAATCTGAACGGCCAAATCCCTACTTAAAGACAAAACCCGCCATAAATATCCTGCCACAGCAATATTAAACAAAAAAAGTAGTCAGATTAAGTTCTTTTTAGAATTTCTGAAATTTCCGGGAGTAAAGCCAGTCATTTTTTTGAAAAATTTTGAAAAATTGGATGGGTCGTATGTAAAAACACGAGCAATTTCTGCTATTGATTTATCGGAATTAATAAGCATCTCTTTGGCCTGTTCTAT of the Chryseobacterium viscerum genome contains:
- a CDS encoding aminotransferase class I/II-fold pyridoxal phosphate-dependent enzyme, which encodes MSINFTTATIKDFENIPDNDMAQRAEIFYEYLDYVKSNGHMNYRLKNTSGTNAILNVNIADQNREFVSFVSSDYLGFTQHPKVKQAAIEGIEKYGTGTGATPLIGGYFDYHNALEKRISSFFKRTEDEAVVFTTGYTANSASLQCLMQKEDLAILDMAVHASVHEGCAFTNKKTFPHNNLESLEHILKVSENLYRTKLVIVDGVYSQDGDTSRINEIYNLVKKYNAFLMVDDVHGVGILGETGRGTLEQAGLLDKVDIITGTFSKTFGNLGGYVIADKKLAAFIRFHSRQQIFSATAPPSSAGIVKAIDLIDEEPIWREKLWSNINYFKKGLDDLGLDTGVTCSAIIPVKIGDPYVTGEAGKLLIEKGIYTNPILYPAVPRKDARIRMSVTARHEKEHLDKTLNAFDDINKKLHIAKK
- the dnaX gene encoding DNA polymerase III subunit gamma/tau, with translation MENFIVSARKYRPQEFDTVVGQSHITDTLEHAIEESQLAQALLFCGPRGVGKTTCARILARKINEKDGSVSEDGFAYNIYELDAASNNSVDDIRELIDQVRFAPQVGKYKVYIIDEVHMLSSAAFNAFLKTLEEPPAHAIFILATTEKHKIIPTILSRCQIYDFKRITIEDIQSHLRNIAQKENIQYEDDALYLIAQKADGALRDALSIFDRLSTFSQKNITLAKAAEVLNILDYDQYLNIVDLAKENKIPEVLFAFNEIVKKGFDPHIFIAGLGNHFRDLMMAQNTSTIDLIEVGEKTKSKFIEQGQKWAAQQLIDGIEICNHADINYKNSKNPRLTVEIALMQLASLTANLGDTKKKSS
- a CDS encoding TetR/AcrR family transcriptional regulator, producing the protein MPRKVVQGPIRDKEKTKQKLLAAVGKILRVKGYSGLKVSKIAAVAGFDKKLIYEYFGSTDKLIDEYIKSQDYWSQVNQDVDMDFSDGGHELTKMVVLNQFENLKKNKELQKIILWELSESKPILKKLVEQREEVGEVLFGNISDPYFGEGVATRHRAIMALIVSGAYYLNLYTGYNANKFCGIDLKTEEGRKEIEGAIVELIDFAYSKKK